In Epinephelus lanceolatus isolate andai-2023 chromosome 13, ASM4190304v1, whole genome shotgun sequence, the following are encoded in one genomic region:
- the akap12b gene encoding A-kinase anchor protein 12b isoform X2, whose amino-acid sequence MLGTITLTVGQPDGVTQKEEAPEAMDTIQGEVAPQVNGEKVEKESPDANDISAVEEKAAEEKPDEASEVGFKKIFRFVGFKFTLKKDKSEEKDPVKLLTVKDKEEEEVSGTDKPTKEEETTTAEEKSTTEEKEADTEVSTAEAEVSKDDKAETTDAPAEGPAAEATDEAVKEEGAEKEGESTMSPFRRLFSGGLFSNLRKKASIKKTKEEEDKEAAAEKEAAAEKEAAAEKEAAAEEETAKTEETAAAEEKEEKVEAEQETKEAEAPATPEEVKSETAPEPEITVVSTAAETTDETKQEEDKAEPSSEEEKPAAEVTSEAEQLSSQEKAKPQGSPLKKLFTGAGLKKLSTKKQKTKKETETKLTESGEREAEQLQSSTESAEAPKADSGPPSPEESGEHVIAVEVTQNESSQETDGEVASDGEKKKEGIIAWSSFKKLVTPKKRVKRSSESEDEATGEKQAKSATLSSSESAALADKSVDEETKEDKPTEEEPKTETTEKLVSSTEEPKKKMDTSVSWEALMCMGGPKKRTRKTSDSDDEETKVEEEAAAVEGEQEGKTEAAIVSSQTTDSDGEIASSPERESTWDTLKRMVMSKNKTKAEEKPEETTEQVQSDSEAPKDESSFSLRKLFPGRRKKKADKQASTEQGSGEEDSDTPAVVPLSEYDDKVEAAEPEAPVAPVEIQIKVTSEDRAPSWIPANIEDGEDIHDQLSDIPEEAENVATPKSVDTDIAEDETEDKDSLSPKSAGHTGRRLSTAEVMPVAPAPSAETTPVPQGPKPESAEEVIEGIEAQINEIPPQTGVTTEDVPIEAASEKIEYEPPTESAESKINTILEPHTHDEAMAICTGLGTKEIAKVALEKPAMPIIEPVAVIHDAVGREVSVEEKPARTEEVAVTEDAVLSAQVHQIEIAKLEPAVESSSGETSEAQVATQSYEPKIEQVGIVSTVLEESEIIQTTTTSENSPKAVIVDPIVPTSETAVCTQSIEVNEPTVETKEVKMDLEQLAATEDNTAEEVIQYVTEDTSSTICEITKASITEETVPEAVPSEEGPVITESIVLEAPVSAVTSDIVSMENAPEPVGDESVQVQETKEEGAAEENVEATTAQTESEISEGTEQVSEKIEEIKEDVQQTSEIEAESMVIAQSVILDAMDKVSKEAPEPSTPTPVQAVATTEEEITTETPVISETPVAVICETPAPKSPQLLRVAVEVIDSIPVEVTESLDAPVEEEKKPEEGLKKAVEVKVSEETVVVEEVEELKEESQEEVKEEQSKEEAEVQEPDVKEAAEEVKPQSEEAKTEAPSEQKVLEIHMPVQVVLQTAQVEELSVEEEAVEEFDSNSPVAEDTSVKVKAESAGKKLSTVSEEAQATTSAEVPAPSQVTEEEKAEAPSGKCAEVMAQVIEVIEEAVKEIEPVSTEITAAS is encoded by the exons ATGCTTGGAACAATAACTTTAACAG ttGGCCAACCAGATGGTGTGACTCAGAAGGAGGAGGCTCCTGAGGCTATGGACACCATCCAGGGTGAAGTGGCTCCCCAAGTGAACGGCGAGAAAGTGGAGAAGGAGTCCCCTGATGCCAATGACATCTCGGCTGTTGAGGAGAAAGCAGCTGAGGAGAAACCTGATGAAGCCAGCGAGGTGGGCTTCAAGAAGATCTTCCGCTTTGTGGGCTTTAAGTTCACACTGAAGAAAGACAAAAGTGAGGAGAAAGATCCCGTGAAGCTTCTGACAGTCAAAgataaagaagaagaggaggtgaGCGGGACTGACAAACCTACAAAGGAGGAAGAGACTACCACTGCTGAGGAGAAGAGCACAACGGAAGAAAAGGAGGCTGATACAGAGGTGTCTACTGCTGAGGCCGAAGTCAGTAAAGATGACAAAGCTGAAACCACTGATGCCCCAGCTGAAGGCCCTGCAGCTGAAGCTACTGATGAAGCAGTCAAGGAGGAAGGAGCTgagaaggaaggagagagcACCATGTCCCCCTTCAGAAGGCTCTTCAGTGGAGGACTCTTCTCTAACCTGAGAAAGAAAGCCAGCATCAAGAAgacaaaagaggaggaagacaagGAGGCAGCTGCTGAGAAGGAGGCAGCTGCTGAGAAGGAGGCAGCTGCTGAGAAGGAGGCAGCTGCTGAGGAGGAGACAGCTAAGACCGaagaaactgctgctgctgaagaaaaggaggagaaggtTGAGGCAGAGCAAGAAACTAAGGAGGCGGAGGCACCAGCCACCCCAGAGGAAGTGAAATCAGAGACTGCCCCAGAGCCAGAGATCACTGTTGTATCCACTGCTGCAGAAACTACTGATGAGACCAAACAAGAAGAGGATAAGGCTGAACCTAGTTCAGAGGAGGAGAAGCCTGCAGCAGAGGTGACTTCTGAAGCTGAGCAGCTTTCATCACAGGAGAAGGCTAAGCCCCAGGGAAGCCCCCTGAAGAAGCTTTTCACTGGAGCTGGCTTGAAGAAGCTCTCAACTAAGAAACAGAAGACCAAGAAAGAAACTGAGACGAAGCTCACAGAGTCTGGGGAGCGGGAGGCTGAGCAGCTTCAATCCTCCACTGAGTCAGCAGAGGCTCCAAAAGCTGACAGTGGACCACCATCGCCTGAGGAGTCAGGAGAGCATGTTATTGCTGTCGAGGTGACCCAGAATGAGTCGAGTCAGgagactgatggtgaagttgcctctgatggagagaagaaaaaagagggTATCATTGCATGGTCTTCCTTCAAGAAACTAGTAACACCCAAGAAGCGTGTAAAAAGGTCTTCTGAGAGTGAAGATGAAGCCACAGGTGAGAAACAAGCAAAGTCAGCCACCCTGTCCTCTTCTGAGAGTGCTGCATTAGCAGATAAGAGTGTTGACGAGGAGACTAAGGAGGATAAACCAACTGAGGAAGAGCCAAAGACTGAAACAACCGAGAAACTGGTGAGCAGCACCGAGGAGCCCAAAAAGAAAATGGACACCTCTGTCTCCTGGGAAGCTCTTATGTGTATGGGTGGACCCAAAAAGAGGACCAGGAAGACCTCTGATTCTGACGATGAAGAGACAAAGGTTGAGGAGGAAGCGGCAGCAGTAGAAGGGGAGCAAGAGGGCAAAACTGAGGCTGCCATTGTCAGTTCCCAAACCACAGATAGTGATGGAGAGATTGCTTCCTCCCCTGAGAGAGAGTCCACCTGGGACACACTGAAACGCATGgtaatgtcaaaaaataagacCAAAGCTGAGGAAAAGCCAGAGGAGACTACAGAACAAGTCCAGTCAGACAGTGAGGCACCTAAAGATGAGTCGTCGTTCTCTTTGAGGAAGCTTTTCCCTGGACGCAGAAAGAAGAAGGCTGATAAACAAGCCTCCACTGAACAGGGCTCAGGTGAGGAGGACTCTGACACCCCAGCTGTGGTTCCTCTCTCAGAGTATGATGACAAAGTTGAAGCTGCTGAACCAGAAGCACCAGTAGCACCTGTTGAAATCCAGATTAAAGTGACCTCTGAAGATAGAGCCCCTTCATGGATCCCAGCCAATATCGAAGATGGTGAAGATATACACGATCAGCTGAGTGACATTCCAGAGGAGGCTGAAAATGTTGCCACTCCAAAGTCTGTGGACACTGACATTGCAGAGGATGAAACCGAGGACAAGGATAGTCTGTCTCCAAAATCTGCAGGGCACACAGGGCGCAGATTGTCCACAGCTGAGGTGATGCCTGTTGCTCCAGCTCCATCTGCAGAAACAACTCCTGTTCCTCAGGGACCCAAGCCAGAGAGCGCTGAGGAGGTTATTGAGGGCATTGAGGCCCAAATCAACGAAATTCCACCCCAGACAGGTGTGACCACTGAAGATGTACCAATAGAGGCAGCTTCTGAAAAAATAGAGTATGAACCACCAACTGAGAGTGCAGAGTCCAAGATAAACACCATCCTGGAGCCACACACTCATGACGAGGCCATGGCTATCTGCACTGGCCTAGGAACCAAGGAGATTGCCAAAGTAGCTCTGGAGAAACCTGCAATGCCCATCATAGAGCCTGTGGCCGTGATCCATGATGCTGTAGGCAGAGAGGTGTCAGTGGAAGAGAAGCCAGCACGTACAGAGGAAGTCGCAGTTACTGAAGATGCAGTGCTCAGTGCCCAAGTGCACCAAATAGAAATCGCCAAGCTTGAGCCTGCTGTTGAGAGTTCATCAGGCGAAACGTCAGAGGCTCAAGTAGCCACTCAGAGCTATGAACCCAAGATTGAGCAGGTTGGAATTGTCAGCACTGTTCTTGAGGAAAGTGAAATCATTCAGACTACCACCACTAGTGAGAACTCTCCTAAAGCTGTTATAGTCGATCCCATCGTACCAACATCTGAAACAGCTGTTTGTACACAGAGCATAGAAGTCAATGAGCCAACTGTAGAGACCAAGGAAGTGAAAATGGACCTGGAGCAACTTGCTGCCACTGAAGACAATACTGCTGAAGAGGTTATTCAGTATGTGACTGAAGATACATCCTCCACCATATGTGAAATCACAAAAGCCAGCATCACAGAGGAGACTGTGCCAGAAGCTGTACCAAGTGAGGAGGGTCCTGTTATCACTGAATCAATAGTTCTCGAGGCTCCAGTCAGTGCGGTAACATCAGACATAGTGAGCATGGAAAATGCACCAGAGCCAGTTGGTGATGAATCAGTCCAGGTGCAGGAAACCAAGGAGGAGGGTGCAGCTGAAGAGAATGTGGAGGCAACTACCGcacagacagagtcagagatcAGTGAAGGGACAGAGCAGGTCAGCGAGAAGATTGAGGAAATCAAGGAAGACGTCCAGCAGACCAGTGAAATTGAGGCTGAAAGTATGGTCATTGCCCAATCTGTCATTTTGGATGCCATGGATAAAGTTTCAAAGGAGGCACCTGAACCCAGCACACCAACACCTGTCCAGGCTGTAGCAACAACAGAGGAAGAGATCACAACAGAGACCCCTGTTATCTCTGAGACCCCTGTTGCTGTCATCTGTGAAACACCAGCACCAAAGTCACCTCAGCTGCTCAGAGTCGCCGTCGAGGTTATTGACTCAATCCCAGTGGAGGTCACAGAGAGTCTTGATGCCcctgtggaggaggagaagaaaccAGAAGAAGGGTTAAAGAAAGCTGTGGAAGTAAAAGTAAGTGAAGAGACTGTCGTAGTGGAAGAAGTGGAGGAGTTAAAGGAGGAGAGTCAAGAGGAGGTCAAGGAGGAACAGAGCAAAGAAGAAGCAGAGGTTCAGGAACCAGATGTTAAAGAAGCAGCCGAGGAAGTCAAACCACAATCGGAGGAAGCAAAGACAGAGGCCCCTTCAGAGCAGAAAGTGCTTGAGATTCACATGCCGGTCCAAGTGGTCCTGCAGACGGCCCAAGTGGAGGAACTGTCGGTGGAGGAAGAGGCTGTGGAGGAGTTCGACAGCAACAGCCCTGTGGCTGAAGACACCAGCGTAAAAGTAAAAGCTGAGAGTGCCGGAAAGAAGCTCTCAACGGTGTCAGAAGAAGCTCAAGCCACAACCTCAGCAGAGGTTCCCGCTCCCAGCCAagtcacagaggaggagaaggcagAAGCACCATCAGGAAAGTGTGCAGAAGTGATGGCACAGGTGATCGAGGTGATCGAGGAGGCTGTGAAGGAGATTGAGCCTGTGTCCACAGAGATCACAGCAGCATCATGA
- the akap12b gene encoding A-kinase anchor protein 12b isoform X1, which produces MGAESSVQRDVKSQEDASASASASAGELNAEVNTLQEGSSVLDSKPLEKNGQISSVTSLNGHSEDNTLAEVGQPDGVTQKEEAPEAMDTIQGEVAPQVNGEKVEKESPDANDISAVEEKAAEEKPDEASEVGFKKIFRFVGFKFTLKKDKSEEKDPVKLLTVKDKEEEEVSGTDKPTKEEETTTAEEKSTTEEKEADTEVSTAEAEVSKDDKAETTDAPAEGPAAEATDEAVKEEGAEKEGESTMSPFRRLFSGGLFSNLRKKASIKKTKEEEDKEAAAEKEAAAEKEAAAEKEAAAEEETAKTEETAAAEEKEEKVEAEQETKEAEAPATPEEVKSETAPEPEITVVSTAAETTDETKQEEDKAEPSSEEEKPAAEVTSEAEQLSSQEKAKPQGSPLKKLFTGAGLKKLSTKKQKTKKETETKLTESGEREAEQLQSSTESAEAPKADSGPPSPEESGEHVIAVEVTQNESSQETDGEVASDGEKKKEGIIAWSSFKKLVTPKKRVKRSSESEDEATGEKQAKSATLSSSESAALADKSVDEETKEDKPTEEEPKTETTEKLVSSTEEPKKKMDTSVSWEALMCMGGPKKRTRKTSDSDDEETKVEEEAAAVEGEQEGKTEAAIVSSQTTDSDGEIASSPERESTWDTLKRMVMSKNKTKAEEKPEETTEQVQSDSEAPKDESSFSLRKLFPGRRKKKADKQASTEQGSGEEDSDTPAVVPLSEYDDKVEAAEPEAPVAPVEIQIKVTSEDRAPSWIPANIEDGEDIHDQLSDIPEEAENVATPKSVDTDIAEDETEDKDSLSPKSAGHTGRRLSTAEVMPVAPAPSAETTPVPQGPKPESAEEVIEGIEAQINEIPPQTGVTTEDVPIEAASEKIEYEPPTESAESKINTILEPHTHDEAMAICTGLGTKEIAKVALEKPAMPIIEPVAVIHDAVGREVSVEEKPARTEEVAVTEDAVLSAQVHQIEIAKLEPAVESSSGETSEAQVATQSYEPKIEQVGIVSTVLEESEIIQTTTTSENSPKAVIVDPIVPTSETAVCTQSIEVNEPTVETKEVKMDLEQLAATEDNTAEEVIQYVTEDTSSTICEITKASITEETVPEAVPSEEGPVITESIVLEAPVSAVTSDIVSMENAPEPVGDESVQVQETKEEGAAEENVEATTAQTESEISEGTEQVSEKIEEIKEDVQQTSEIEAESMVIAQSVILDAMDKVSKEAPEPSTPTPVQAVATTEEEITTETPVISETPVAVICETPAPKSPQLLRVAVEVIDSIPVEVTESLDAPVEEEKKPEEGLKKAVEVKVSEETVVVEEVEELKEESQEEVKEEQSKEEAEVQEPDVKEAAEEVKPQSEEAKTEAPSEQKVLEIHMPVQVVLQTAQVEELSVEEEAVEEFDSNSPVAEDTSVKVKAESAGKKLSTVSEEAQATTSAEVPAPSQVTEEEKAEAPSGKCAEVMAQVIEVIEEAVKEIEPVSTEITAAS; this is translated from the coding sequence ttGGCCAACCAGATGGTGTGACTCAGAAGGAGGAGGCTCCTGAGGCTATGGACACCATCCAGGGTGAAGTGGCTCCCCAAGTGAACGGCGAGAAAGTGGAGAAGGAGTCCCCTGATGCCAATGACATCTCGGCTGTTGAGGAGAAAGCAGCTGAGGAGAAACCTGATGAAGCCAGCGAGGTGGGCTTCAAGAAGATCTTCCGCTTTGTGGGCTTTAAGTTCACACTGAAGAAAGACAAAAGTGAGGAGAAAGATCCCGTGAAGCTTCTGACAGTCAAAgataaagaagaagaggaggtgaGCGGGACTGACAAACCTACAAAGGAGGAAGAGACTACCACTGCTGAGGAGAAGAGCACAACGGAAGAAAAGGAGGCTGATACAGAGGTGTCTACTGCTGAGGCCGAAGTCAGTAAAGATGACAAAGCTGAAACCACTGATGCCCCAGCTGAAGGCCCTGCAGCTGAAGCTACTGATGAAGCAGTCAAGGAGGAAGGAGCTgagaaggaaggagagagcACCATGTCCCCCTTCAGAAGGCTCTTCAGTGGAGGACTCTTCTCTAACCTGAGAAAGAAAGCCAGCATCAAGAAgacaaaagaggaggaagacaagGAGGCAGCTGCTGAGAAGGAGGCAGCTGCTGAGAAGGAGGCAGCTGCTGAGAAGGAGGCAGCTGCTGAGGAGGAGACAGCTAAGACCGaagaaactgctgctgctgaagaaaaggaggagaaggtTGAGGCAGAGCAAGAAACTAAGGAGGCGGAGGCACCAGCCACCCCAGAGGAAGTGAAATCAGAGACTGCCCCAGAGCCAGAGATCACTGTTGTATCCACTGCTGCAGAAACTACTGATGAGACCAAACAAGAAGAGGATAAGGCTGAACCTAGTTCAGAGGAGGAGAAGCCTGCAGCAGAGGTGACTTCTGAAGCTGAGCAGCTTTCATCACAGGAGAAGGCTAAGCCCCAGGGAAGCCCCCTGAAGAAGCTTTTCACTGGAGCTGGCTTGAAGAAGCTCTCAACTAAGAAACAGAAGACCAAGAAAGAAACTGAGACGAAGCTCACAGAGTCTGGGGAGCGGGAGGCTGAGCAGCTTCAATCCTCCACTGAGTCAGCAGAGGCTCCAAAAGCTGACAGTGGACCACCATCGCCTGAGGAGTCAGGAGAGCATGTTATTGCTGTCGAGGTGACCCAGAATGAGTCGAGTCAGgagactgatggtgaagttgcctctgatggagagaagaaaaaagagggTATCATTGCATGGTCTTCCTTCAAGAAACTAGTAACACCCAAGAAGCGTGTAAAAAGGTCTTCTGAGAGTGAAGATGAAGCCACAGGTGAGAAACAAGCAAAGTCAGCCACCCTGTCCTCTTCTGAGAGTGCTGCATTAGCAGATAAGAGTGTTGACGAGGAGACTAAGGAGGATAAACCAACTGAGGAAGAGCCAAAGACTGAAACAACCGAGAAACTGGTGAGCAGCACCGAGGAGCCCAAAAAGAAAATGGACACCTCTGTCTCCTGGGAAGCTCTTATGTGTATGGGTGGACCCAAAAAGAGGACCAGGAAGACCTCTGATTCTGACGATGAAGAGACAAAGGTTGAGGAGGAAGCGGCAGCAGTAGAAGGGGAGCAAGAGGGCAAAACTGAGGCTGCCATTGTCAGTTCCCAAACCACAGATAGTGATGGAGAGATTGCTTCCTCCCCTGAGAGAGAGTCCACCTGGGACACACTGAAACGCATGgtaatgtcaaaaaataagacCAAAGCTGAGGAAAAGCCAGAGGAGACTACAGAACAAGTCCAGTCAGACAGTGAGGCACCTAAAGATGAGTCGTCGTTCTCTTTGAGGAAGCTTTTCCCTGGACGCAGAAAGAAGAAGGCTGATAAACAAGCCTCCACTGAACAGGGCTCAGGTGAGGAGGACTCTGACACCCCAGCTGTGGTTCCTCTCTCAGAGTATGATGACAAAGTTGAAGCTGCTGAACCAGAAGCACCAGTAGCACCTGTTGAAATCCAGATTAAAGTGACCTCTGAAGATAGAGCCCCTTCATGGATCCCAGCCAATATCGAAGATGGTGAAGATATACACGATCAGCTGAGTGACATTCCAGAGGAGGCTGAAAATGTTGCCACTCCAAAGTCTGTGGACACTGACATTGCAGAGGATGAAACCGAGGACAAGGATAGTCTGTCTCCAAAATCTGCAGGGCACACAGGGCGCAGATTGTCCACAGCTGAGGTGATGCCTGTTGCTCCAGCTCCATCTGCAGAAACAACTCCTGTTCCTCAGGGACCCAAGCCAGAGAGCGCTGAGGAGGTTATTGAGGGCATTGAGGCCCAAATCAACGAAATTCCACCCCAGACAGGTGTGACCACTGAAGATGTACCAATAGAGGCAGCTTCTGAAAAAATAGAGTATGAACCACCAACTGAGAGTGCAGAGTCCAAGATAAACACCATCCTGGAGCCACACACTCATGACGAGGCCATGGCTATCTGCACTGGCCTAGGAACCAAGGAGATTGCCAAAGTAGCTCTGGAGAAACCTGCAATGCCCATCATAGAGCCTGTGGCCGTGATCCATGATGCTGTAGGCAGAGAGGTGTCAGTGGAAGAGAAGCCAGCACGTACAGAGGAAGTCGCAGTTACTGAAGATGCAGTGCTCAGTGCCCAAGTGCACCAAATAGAAATCGCCAAGCTTGAGCCTGCTGTTGAGAGTTCATCAGGCGAAACGTCAGAGGCTCAAGTAGCCACTCAGAGCTATGAACCCAAGATTGAGCAGGTTGGAATTGTCAGCACTGTTCTTGAGGAAAGTGAAATCATTCAGACTACCACCACTAGTGAGAACTCTCCTAAAGCTGTTATAGTCGATCCCATCGTACCAACATCTGAAACAGCTGTTTGTACACAGAGCATAGAAGTCAATGAGCCAACTGTAGAGACCAAGGAAGTGAAAATGGACCTGGAGCAACTTGCTGCCACTGAAGACAATACTGCTGAAGAGGTTATTCAGTATGTGACTGAAGATACATCCTCCACCATATGTGAAATCACAAAAGCCAGCATCACAGAGGAGACTGTGCCAGAAGCTGTACCAAGTGAGGAGGGTCCTGTTATCACTGAATCAATAGTTCTCGAGGCTCCAGTCAGTGCGGTAACATCAGACATAGTGAGCATGGAAAATGCACCAGAGCCAGTTGGTGATGAATCAGTCCAGGTGCAGGAAACCAAGGAGGAGGGTGCAGCTGAAGAGAATGTGGAGGCAACTACCGcacagacagagtcagagatcAGTGAAGGGACAGAGCAGGTCAGCGAGAAGATTGAGGAAATCAAGGAAGACGTCCAGCAGACCAGTGAAATTGAGGCTGAAAGTATGGTCATTGCCCAATCTGTCATTTTGGATGCCATGGATAAAGTTTCAAAGGAGGCACCTGAACCCAGCACACCAACACCTGTCCAGGCTGTAGCAACAACAGAGGAAGAGATCACAACAGAGACCCCTGTTATCTCTGAGACCCCTGTTGCTGTCATCTGTGAAACACCAGCACCAAAGTCACCTCAGCTGCTCAGAGTCGCCGTCGAGGTTATTGACTCAATCCCAGTGGAGGTCACAGAGAGTCTTGATGCCcctgtggaggaggagaagaaaccAGAAGAAGGGTTAAAGAAAGCTGTGGAAGTAAAAGTAAGTGAAGAGACTGTCGTAGTGGAAGAAGTGGAGGAGTTAAAGGAGGAGAGTCAAGAGGAGGTCAAGGAGGAACAGAGCAAAGAAGAAGCAGAGGTTCAGGAACCAGATGTTAAAGAAGCAGCCGAGGAAGTCAAACCACAATCGGAGGAAGCAAAGACAGAGGCCCCTTCAGAGCAGAAAGTGCTTGAGATTCACATGCCGGTCCAAGTGGTCCTGCAGACGGCCCAAGTGGAGGAACTGTCGGTGGAGGAAGAGGCTGTGGAGGAGTTCGACAGCAACAGCCCTGTGGCTGAAGACACCAGCGTAAAAGTAAAAGCTGAGAGTGCCGGAAAGAAGCTCTCAACGGTGTCAGAAGAAGCTCAAGCCACAACCTCAGCAGAGGTTCCCGCTCCCAGCCAagtcacagaggaggagaaggcagAAGCACCATCAGGAAAGTGTGCAGAAGTGATGGCACAGGTGATCGAGGTGATCGAGGAGGCTGTGAAGGAGATTGAGCCTGTGTCCACAGAGATCACAGCAGCATCATGA